GACTTCATTGCCAACGCAAGTCCTTTGTACATGGACACTGCATCGGCGTAGATCCGTTGGCGAGGGTCACCGCACAGATAGCGCAAAGGGGGGAGAGGCACACCCCCGCCTTTCAGAATGCGGCGAAGATACCGCGCCTGCGATCTGAACATTTCCGCGAGAACCTCGAAACGCCCCGCGCCCGCTGCAGGCACTCCGGAACCCGCGCTGCCGGAGGCGGCAAGCTGTTCCGCCTCCCAGGCCCACACCGACAGCGCCATGCCGGCAAGCTCCCGCCACTCGGCCAACGCCTCTGCATCGTCATCATACCGAAGGTCCTGCAGCGTCGGCGCAAGCTTGACCTCTGTCCATGCGTCGATTTTCCCCACCAGTTCCTCGTGCCTCGGCAACGCCTTGACCCGGTTCCAATCGAGGACGCGTATCGCGTCCCGTCTCTGCTGGTATCCGGGTACGTATTGGCCGACAAAAACAAGGATTGATGTCGCCATGTCGATATAAAATTTGACTATGGCATATCTGAAAATACGCATTGTTCGATCATCATGGAATAACGAAATTTGCTTTAACGACTCAAGCTGCTCTATAACTCTGTTGCAAATCATGTTGAAAGCGTCGATGCGCGGAATCTGTTCTGGAGAATACGTTCTCATGAGACTGATAGGTTCATCCGATCCCGCAACAACCTTACCGCATGATCTCAATTCATGCGAAAATATGCTTGGTTTTGCTTCGGAAAAATATCGATGCAAGGCATATGTGAATTCAACGTGACAGCAGAAACCCTTCTCTCGGACCGCCCTGTTCACTTCGGCCTCGATGTCCGCCAGTTCACCACCGGGCGACAGCGACCGGGGCGGGTTTTTCAGGGTGACCAGGAATTCCATGTCGCTCAGCGATTCGTACCCATCGGCGCACAGGACCACGGACGCTTCCCCCCGGGCAAGGCTCCCCGTGAGAATGACGGTCGCATCGCGGAACGTCGGGGCGCCGCCGAGAATGTCCAGCGCCATCACGAGCACGTCCCGCAGATACGCGTCCCTGCGCGGGTCCCGGCTGCAAAGCGTTGGAAGTGGTTCGTGCCTGTTCATCTATTTGTACGCCGTGACCAGGAGCGCCGACCCCTGTCGGGATGGAAAGTGGACATCCAGGAACGCCAAGCCCATCAGCACAGGAAAAAGCAGCAGGAAGACCACTGGGTTTGGACGATTGTCGCCGGCCGCAAAGAACAGGTCGAAGCACAGCGTCCCCCACAGGCCGAACGTGTACGCGCACGCGACGTCCCTGAAGCCGATCCCCGTGAGGATGCCCCGGATTTGGTCGATCGAATACCCGTCCCTGACATGGCCGTAGTCTTCGTTGCTGAATCCGATGCGTCGCTCCCTCCATTTGACCAGCCCGAGATGCCTTCGCTGCGGGATTGACGGGAACGTCAGCAGCAGCACCCCGCCGCGCTTCAGGCTGCCATGGAACTTTTTCATGACGGAGACGTCATCTTGTATGTGTTCAAGGACATCGCAGCATGTAACCATGTCGTACCGCCCGTCGTGGCTCAGTTCCAACACGGAACCTTCGATATATTCCGCATTTTTCAACCCGATCCTGTCCCGCACCGCCCGGGCGATCGCAATCCGCTCGGGTTCGAGGTCGATGCCCGTCACCTGCCAGGAAGGATTGGCCTTCGAAAAGCTCACAACCAGGTCGCCGCGCCCGCAGCCCGCATCGAGAACGCGCAATCCGTCCTCGGGCGCGAAACCGAGTTCCCGGATCTTCCGCTGCACATGGTAGGCGCGCAGGCGCCCGGGAACGTGAAGCTCTCCCAGTAGGGCATACCCAATCTTCTTCAACAGGTTGCTTTCGGCATGTCGTTTTTCTGAACCGTACACGAGGCGCCCCCTTACACGCGCATATCGCGTCACAAATCAGATATGGTTTTCATTATTTTTTGGACGCATAGCTCCGAATCATCAAACAAAACATCGACATCTGCCCACTTTCTGCTCGGCACTACATAATCATAGTACATTGTTCTTACCGTTGAAAAATATTGGTCAATGACCATATCCAACGATCTACCTCTTTCTTGTACATCACGCATGATCCTTCTCGTGAGCAGTACATCTGGCTCCTGATGGAGATACACTTTCAAGTCCAGCAACCTGCGGACGGGTTCCGCATGAAAAATCAAGTGTCCTTCGAGGATGACGATCCGGGATGCCTGAATTGCTGCCTCGCCGTTTCGTGTGTGCGTGGCGAAGTCGTATGCGGGCGCGCGGACATCCCGACGCGATTTCAGTTCGCACAAATGATCGCGCAGCAGTTCCCACTCCAACGCGTCGGGATGGTCGAAGTTCACGCCCGCTCTTTCCCGTGGCAGGAGATGGGAAAGATCCCGGTAGTAACGATCCTGCGACACAAGGGCGACCTGCTCGGGCAGAAAGGCTCGGGCCAGCATCGTGGCCAGGGTGGTCTTGCCCGCCCCTGACCCGCCGCAGATTCCGATGACATAGCAGTCGTCCTTCATTGCCATGACACATTCCTCTTTCGTCTTTCGTCCGCCCCTGGCCGAATTTTTCAAACCCTCAAGTTCTGTCCGATTCAACACCGCCCAGGCGAAGGACCCCGGCCATGGTATCGAACTCCAACATCTTGAAAAGATGCCGTATCTTTCCTTCTGTCGCGTCAAGGTTGACGTAATGTCTAAACCTTGACTTGAACTTCGCCTTGATGCGCGGTTGATCCGGGTCGATTTCCCAAGGATGGAAATACAAGACCGCGGGCTGGCCTTCGACCTGATTGATACGCCGCATGCCCCAGGAAATGAGGTTGACGGGCAGGAAGCGCAGGTATCCTCCGCCCGCTATGGGCAAGGTGATCCTGCGCCCTGGAAGTTGAAATGCCAGAGTCGACAGGGGGAACTCGCGTATGCTTCCGGCGTCCCTGCGCAGCGTGTGCGGAAAGCGCTCCGCCCCGGGAATGCCGTAATGGTCGTGCAGGATCGGGAAGATGCTCGAATCGTACGAGAAACCTTCCTCGATGAGGATGTCCAGCGCCCACAGGGACTTGCTGGTGATGGAGTAGCTCGGAGCCCTGAACCCCATGACGGGCGTGCCGGACAGATTCTCGAGGAGATCCTTGGACTTGCGGACGTCGGCGCGAAAGCCATCGGGTGCGAGGTTGTAGATGCGTTCATGGCCGTAGCCGTGACAGGCGACCTCGTGCCCCCGCCCGATGATGGCTCTCACGA
This region of Desulfomicrobium escambiense DSM 10707 genomic DNA includes:
- a CDS encoding class I SAM-dependent methyltransferase, with the translated sequence MYGSEKRHAESNLLKKIGYALLGELHVPGRLRAYHVQRKIRELGFAPEDGLRVLDAGCGRGDLVVSFSKANPSWQVTGIDLEPERIAIARAVRDRIGLKNAEYIEGSVLELSHDGRYDMVTCCDVLEHIQDDVSVMKKFHGSLKRGGVLLLTFPSIPQRRHLGLVKWRERRIGFSNEDYGHVRDGYSIDQIRGILTGIGFRDVACAYTFGLWGTLCFDLFFAAGDNRPNPVVFLLLFPVLMGLAFLDVHFPSRQGSALLVTAYK
- a CDS encoding XrtA system polysaccharide deacetylase codes for the protein MKNALTIDVEDYYQVTAFEGVVERRDWGMYPSRVEANTDRVLDLLDEHGLKGTFFVLGWIAERHPQIVRAIIGRGHEVACHGYGHERIYNLAPDGFRADVRKSKDLLENLSGTPVMGFRAPSYSITSKSLWALDILIEEGFSYDSSIFPILHDHYGIPGAERFPHTLRRDAGSIREFPLSTLAFQLPGRRITLPIAGGGYLRFLPVNLISWGMRRINQVEGQPAVLYFHPWEIDPDQPRIKAKFKSRFRHYVNLDATEGKIRHLFKMLEFDTMAGVLRLGGVESDRT
- the udk gene encoding uridine kinase; the encoded protein is MAMKDDCYVIGICGGSGAGKTTLATMLARAFLPEQVALVSQDRYYRDLSHLLPRERAGVNFDHPDALEWELLRDHLCELKSRRDVRAPAYDFATHTRNGEAAIQASRIVILEGHLIFHAEPVRRLLDLKVYLHQEPDVLLTRRIMRDVQERGRSLDMVIDQYFSTVRTMYYDYVVPSRKWADVDVLFDDSELCVQKIMKTISDL